From a region of the Zingiber officinale cultivar Zhangliang chromosome 10B, Zo_v1.1, whole genome shotgun sequence genome:
- the LOC122030605 gene encoding ruBisCO large subunit-binding protein subunit beta, chloroplastic-like isoform X2, with the protein MTAASPPPLTPPQLPFSPRRPPPRPISKELHFNHDLSATKKLQAGVDLVANLVGVTLGPKGRNVVLSNKYGPPKIVNDGETILKEIELEDAMENVGVKLVRQAGARTNDIAGDGCTTSIVLAQGLISEGNKVLAAGMNPVQIARGIEQTAKVLVSELNLLTREVQDEEIANVAAVSAGNDYAVGNMIAEALRRVGRKGVVRIEDGRCSETNLKIVEGMQFDRGYLSPYFVTNRADMTVEFNDCKILLVDKKITNPKDMFRVLDSAVKEKFQLLIIAEDFEPESLALLIRNKLKGVLKAAAIKAPSFGDRKSDYLNDIAALTGGTVIKDEMGLTLEEASKEVLGSAAKVVISKDSTLIVTNGSTQHLVEKRVSQLRNLSEYSEEKFQKKLLNERIARLCSGIAIIQVGAQTVVELKDKKLRIEDALNATKAAIEEGVVVGGGCTLLRLSTKVDGIKESLDNEEQKIGADIFKRALSYPAKLIAKNAGVNGDVVVQKILSNSDANYGYNAAKNCYQDLVAAGILDPSKVVRCCLEHAASVAKGFLTSDLVVVDRKQTETAPMRVPAKRPLPMSKPMRPPPMPSPNLMRMPGARSLSQI; encoded by the exons ATGACAGCAGCTTCTCCACCTCCTCTCACCCCTCCCCAGTTGCCATTCTCCCCCCGGAGACCTCCTCCCAGGCCCATCTCCAAGGAGCTACACTTCAACCATGACCTCTCAGCCACCAAGAAGCTTCAG GCTGGGGTAGATTTAGTGGCTAATTTGGTTGGAGTTACTTTGGGCCCGAAAGGAAGGAATGTGGTGCTGAGTAACAAATATGGCCCTCCCAAGATTGTTAATGACGGAGAGACTATCCTTAAGGAG ATTGAACTAGAAGATGCAATGGAGAATGTTGGTGTTAAATTGGTAAGACAAGCTGGTGCAAGGACAAATGATATTGCCGGTGATGGCTGCACTACTTCTATTGTTCTTGCTCAAGGTTTGATCTCCGAAGGCAATAAG GTATTAGCTGCTGGAATGAATCCTGTCCAAATTGCCAGAGGAATTGAACAAACTGCTAAAGTTCTTGTTTCTGAACTCAACTTACTGACAAGAGAG GTTCAGGATGAAGAAATTGCAAATGTGGCAGCAGTGAGTGCTGGCAATGACTATGCTGTTGGAAATATGATTGCTGAAGCTCTGAGAAgagttggaagaaaaggagttgTTAGGATTGAAGATGGAAGATGCTCAGAGACCAATTTGAAAATTGTTGAAGGAATGCAGTTTGATCGTGGTTACTTATCGCCTTACTTTGTAACTAACCGTGCAGATATGACAGTGGAGTTCAATGACTGCAAA ATACTTTTGGTTGACAAAAAGATTACTAATCCGAAGGATATGTTCAGAGTGTTGGATAGTGCGGTCAAAGAGAAATTTCAACTGTTGATAATTGCAGAGGACTTTGAGCCAGAGTCTCTTGCTCTACTTATTAGAAATAAGCTCAAAGGTGTTCTGAAGGCAGCTGCTATCAAAGCTCCTTCTTTTGGAGATCGAAAAAGTGACTACTTAAATGATATTGCTGCCTTGACTGGAG GTACTGTGATTAAAGATGAGATGGGATTGACCCTTGAGGAGGCTAGCAAGGAGGTTTTGGGATCTGCTGCCAAAGTAGTAATATCAAAGGACTCGACTTTAATAGTTACCAATGGAAGCACTCAGCATTTGGTGGAAAAGCGGGTTAGCCAGCTTAGAAATCTTTCAGAG TACTCAGAGGAGAAGTTCCAAAAGAAACTATTGAACGAGAGGATAGCAAGACTCTGTAGTGGTATTGCAATTATTCAG GTTGGCGCACAAACGGTGGTTGAATTAAAAGACAAAAAGCTGAGAATTGAAGATGCTCTAAATGCGACAAAG GCAGCTATTGAAGAAGGTGTTGTAGTTGGTGGTGGCTGCACTTTACTAAGATTGTCCACAAAGGTTGATGGCATCAAGGAGTCTCTCGACAACGAAGAGCAGAAG ATTGGAGCTGACATCTTTAAACGGGCCTTGAGTTACCCTGCAAAACTGATAGCAAAAAATGCCGGAGTAAATGGCGATGTTGTCGTCCAAAAG ATATTGTCGAACAGCGATGCGAACTATGGTTACAATGCAGCCAAGAACTGTTATCAGGATTTGGTTGCTGCTGGAATTTTAGATCCATCCAAG GTGGTCAGATGCTGTTTGGAGCACGCTGCTTCAGTCGCAAAGGGTTTTCTCACATCTGACCTGGTTGTTGTTGATCGAAAACAAACAGAGACTGCCCCAATGAGAGTTCCGGCGAAAAGGCCACTTCCGATGTCAAAACCGATGCGACCACCACCAATGCCGTCGCCGAATTTGATGCGAATGCCCGGTGCTCGATCCCTTTCTCAGATTTGA
- the LOC122030605 gene encoding ruBisCO large subunit-binding protein subunit beta, chloroplastic-like isoform X1 codes for MTAASPPPLTPPQLPFSPRRPPPRPISKELHFNHDLSATKKLQAGVDLVANLVGVTLGPKGRNVVLSNKYGPPKIVNDGETILKEIELEDAMENVGVKLVRQAGARTNDIAGDGCTTSIVLAQGLISEGNKVLAAGMNPVQIARGIEQTAKVLVSELNLLTREVQDEEIANVAAVSAGNDYAVGNMIAEALRRVGRKGVVRIEDGRCSETNLKIVEGMQFDRGYLSPYFVTNRADMTVEFNDCKILLVDKKITNPKDMFRVLDSAVKEKFQLLIIAEDFEPESLALLIRNKLKGVLKAAAIKAPSFGDRKSDYLNDIAALTGGTVIKDEMGLTLEEASKEVLGSAAKVVISKDSTLIVTNGSTQHLVEKRVSQLRNLSEYSEEKFQKKLLNERIARLCSGIAIIQVGAQTVVELKDKKLRIEDALNATKAAIEEGVVVGGGCTLLRLSTKVDGIKESLDNEEQKIGADIFKRALSYPAKLIAKNAGVNGDVVVQKILSNSDANYGYNAAKNCYQDLVAAGILDPSKTVFFNLLEQVVRCCLEHAASVAKGFLTSDLVVVDRKQTETAPMRVPAKRPLPMSKPMRPPPMPSPNLMRMPGARSLSQI; via the exons ATGACAGCAGCTTCTCCACCTCCTCTCACCCCTCCCCAGTTGCCATTCTCCCCCCGGAGACCTCCTCCCAGGCCCATCTCCAAGGAGCTACACTTCAACCATGACCTCTCAGCCACCAAGAAGCTTCAG GCTGGGGTAGATTTAGTGGCTAATTTGGTTGGAGTTACTTTGGGCCCGAAAGGAAGGAATGTGGTGCTGAGTAACAAATATGGCCCTCCCAAGATTGTTAATGACGGAGAGACTATCCTTAAGGAG ATTGAACTAGAAGATGCAATGGAGAATGTTGGTGTTAAATTGGTAAGACAAGCTGGTGCAAGGACAAATGATATTGCCGGTGATGGCTGCACTACTTCTATTGTTCTTGCTCAAGGTTTGATCTCCGAAGGCAATAAG GTATTAGCTGCTGGAATGAATCCTGTCCAAATTGCCAGAGGAATTGAACAAACTGCTAAAGTTCTTGTTTCTGAACTCAACTTACTGACAAGAGAG GTTCAGGATGAAGAAATTGCAAATGTGGCAGCAGTGAGTGCTGGCAATGACTATGCTGTTGGAAATATGATTGCTGAAGCTCTGAGAAgagttggaagaaaaggagttgTTAGGATTGAAGATGGAAGATGCTCAGAGACCAATTTGAAAATTGTTGAAGGAATGCAGTTTGATCGTGGTTACTTATCGCCTTACTTTGTAACTAACCGTGCAGATATGACAGTGGAGTTCAATGACTGCAAA ATACTTTTGGTTGACAAAAAGATTACTAATCCGAAGGATATGTTCAGAGTGTTGGATAGTGCGGTCAAAGAGAAATTTCAACTGTTGATAATTGCAGAGGACTTTGAGCCAGAGTCTCTTGCTCTACTTATTAGAAATAAGCTCAAAGGTGTTCTGAAGGCAGCTGCTATCAAAGCTCCTTCTTTTGGAGATCGAAAAAGTGACTACTTAAATGATATTGCTGCCTTGACTGGAG GTACTGTGATTAAAGATGAGATGGGATTGACCCTTGAGGAGGCTAGCAAGGAGGTTTTGGGATCTGCTGCCAAAGTAGTAATATCAAAGGACTCGACTTTAATAGTTACCAATGGAAGCACTCAGCATTTGGTGGAAAAGCGGGTTAGCCAGCTTAGAAATCTTTCAGAG TACTCAGAGGAGAAGTTCCAAAAGAAACTATTGAACGAGAGGATAGCAAGACTCTGTAGTGGTATTGCAATTATTCAG GTTGGCGCACAAACGGTGGTTGAATTAAAAGACAAAAAGCTGAGAATTGAAGATGCTCTAAATGCGACAAAG GCAGCTATTGAAGAAGGTGTTGTAGTTGGTGGTGGCTGCACTTTACTAAGATTGTCCACAAAGGTTGATGGCATCAAGGAGTCTCTCGACAACGAAGAGCAGAAG ATTGGAGCTGACATCTTTAAACGGGCCTTGAGTTACCCTGCAAAACTGATAGCAAAAAATGCCGGAGTAAATGGCGATGTTGTCGTCCAAAAG ATATTGTCGAACAGCGATGCGAACTATGGTTACAATGCAGCCAAGAACTGTTATCAGGATTTGGTTGCTGCTGGAATTTTAGATCCATCCAAG ACAGTGTTCTTTAACCTGCTGGAGCAGGTGGTCAGATGCTGTTTGGAGCACGCTGCTTCAGTCGCAAAGGGTTTTCTCACATCTGACCTGGTTGTTGTTGATCGAAAACAAACAGAGACTGCCCCAATGAGAGTTCCGGCGAAAAGGCCACTTCCGATGTCAAAACCGATGCGACCACCACCAATGCCGTCGCCGAATTTGATGCGAATGCCCGGTGCTCGATCCCTTTCTCAGATTTGA
- the LOC122029262 gene encoding calcium-dependent protein kinase 20-like has protein sequence MLEPDPKKRLTAQQVLDHTWLQNASKAPNVNLGETVRARLQQFSGMNKLKKKALRVVAEYLSVEEVADIKEMFDKMDINQDGKLCFEELKLGLHKLGHQISDSDIQILMEAADVNGSGTLEYGEFVAVSIHLRKIGNDEHLHRAFSYFDLNKSGYIEIEELSDSLADDLGPNREEVINAIIHDVDTDKVRNLSLLSMNHSSALYFCLRTSIVYENMAAFAIITTSADNGRLSSQDG, from the exons atgCTCGAACCAGATCCTAAGAAGAGGTTGACGGCTCAGCAAGTTCTTG ATCATACATGGCTGCAGAATGCAAGTAAAGCTCCCAATGTTAATCTAGGTGAAACCGTACGAGCAAGACTTCAGCAATTCTCTGGGATGAACAAACTTAAAAAGAAAGCTCTACGG GTTGTGGCTGAATACCTCTCTGTCGAGGAAGTTGCAGACATAAAGGAAATGTTTGACAAGATGGACATTAATCAAGATGGGAAACTATGCTTTGAGGAGCTGAAACTCGGTTTGCATAAGCTCGGTCACCAGATTTCAGATTCAGACATTCAGATATTAATGGAAGCA GCTGATGTCAATGGAAGCGGTACcttagaatacggagaatttgTTGCTGTCTCAATCCACTTGCGCAAGATTGGAAACGATGAACACCTGCACAGAGCCTTCTCATACTTCGATCTGAACAAGAGTGGATACATAGAAATTGAAGAACTCAGTGATTCCTTAGCTGACGACTTGGGTCCAAACCGAGAAGAAGTTATTAATGCAATCATCCATGATGTCGACACAGATAAGGTCAGAAATTTAAGTCTTCTGTCCATGAACCATTCATCTGCTTTATACTTTTGTCTGCGGACATCAATAGTTTACGAAAATATGGCTGCATTTGCAATTATAACAACATCAGCTGACAATGGACGTCTTTCATCACAGGATGGTTAA